The genomic region TGTTGCGGTATTTAATGACTGCCCCTATATTTTTTACTCTGTCTCAATTTTTGTTAAATCTCCATAATTTCTATTATCTTTAAAAAACTTTTCATACGTTTCAGAAGTTTTTTTATCTATTTCACTATGTCCAATACATTCCAATCC from Leptotrichia trevisanii DSM 22070 harbors:
- a CDS encoding DNA cytosine methyltransferase, with the translated sequence MKEKLTFFDFCSGIGGGRIGMESAGLECIGHSEIDKKTSETYEKFFKDNRNYGDLTKIETE